The Maylandia zebra isolate NMK-2024a linkage group LG7, Mzebra_GT3a, whole genome shotgun sequence genome contains a region encoding:
- the LOC106676203 gene encoding leukemia inhibitory factor receptor, whose translation MIAWLLLLSLSTTSTQDGQENSVLRCGPQNVTLDYDSFLLKWEDDPSCSVIRDGLVYELQLLIADKPEHNGEVVVAPAQIGSTHSWKWTSHLPSQCARHSVRLRSQYNNQSSPWMQKTLPDQGEILVLPRDQILEVGSTATFCCMVPDGESIKTMFLYDYKGTNVTTTKISEHVHSLTVHLDQESENYSDVRCETTKGNINGASFHASYPPDDSDLKCETRDLESIDCFWNVGRAANEHPAMERTYQLQGSSCINGRSGKCSQKVKLDAAERNWTLTATNRLGKLEIHDNADLTKRVHMVVPDKVAASTVNPRNISLKWSWTVQKYSNLNITCQVDVSDGNSNTKTENIEVGLTAAVIKDLIPHWDYVVRVRCGTAQHFWKWGDWSNSVKIRTKGDVPDALDVWMKVKADQAVISWKVPLTNQSHGEIFDYKVSWAKTKDKNQSNQTNVSRSNHSLTLTLDPSEEYMVTVTARNINGSSSPSTIIIPRSNLDTSEVKTSWISGSNGSFFLSWPDSPNASCGYIVDWCPVFGNCTFEWMKVPPNRTHTTVFSKNFEDGRRYLLSIYACTEGAAVLLQRRKGYIRETKIGVELFKLKYKQEDSAVEVSWEPIPLEKQTASIHGYILYYQDKSGNVFNVSTDDPEATSLTAKNLNISMYTFTVTASTAFGLCGNSSINVTLNPPADQLIMLILISLGAVFLILSVSTIICYRQWACIKHKVYPPIPKPVLTDQWLTLPDEHTSHHLHFDQSYYREVLDIPKLHDQFRPPQPEVDQDYKPFTFSQTPKGYYNKPLKKSQPCLTLPTTGLTSQPGLPSSPINGVFPNPLYNPSYNLVLQSVDREVKSGPEVHEGIPFIRSFSGYQPQSPDETFTTTELEEYPNSPISCVSTYILLPQKTSN comes from the exons ATGATCGCATGGTTGTTACTGCTGTCACTCTCCACAACGAGCACacaagatggacaagaaaaca GTGTTTTGCGTTGTGGACCTCAGAATGTGACTCTTGACTACGACAGTTTCCTGTTAAAGTGGGAAGATGACCCTTCTTGCTCTGTGATACGAGATGGGCTCGTGTACGAGCTGCAGCTTCTCATTGCAGACAAACCTGAACACAAT GGTGAAGTTGTTGTGGCACCTGCACAGATAGGATCTACTCATTCCTGGAAATGGACTTCCCATTTACCATCGCAGTGTGCTCGCCATTCAGTCCGGCTCAGGTCCCAATACAACAACCAATCAAGCCCATGGATGCAGAAGACGCTACCTG ACCAGGGTGAAATACTGGTTCTCCCAAGAGACCAAATATTGGAGGTGGGCAGCACAGCCACATTCTGCTGCATGGTGCCAGATGGGGAAAGTATTAAAACAATGTTTCTATATGACTACAAAGGCACTAATGTAACAACTACAAAGATCAGTGAACATGTGCACTCCCTGACTGTTCACCTGGACCAAGAATCAGAAAACTATAGTGATGTACGATGTGAAACAACCAAAGGAAACATCAACGGAGCCAGTTTTCACGCCAGCT ATCCTCCTGATGACAGTGATCTTAAGTGTGAAACCCGGGATCTGGAATCAATCGATTGTTTTTGGAACGTAGGAAGGGCAGCAAACGAACATCCTGCAATGGAAAGAACATATCAGCTCCAAGGAAG CTCATGCATCAATGGACGTTCAGGTAAATGCTCGCAAAAAGTAAAGCTGGATGCAGCTGAGAGGAACTGGACCTTAACAGCAACTAATCGGCTGGGAAAGCTCGAGATCCATGACAACGCGGACCTGACCAAAAGAG TGCACATGGTCGTGCCAGACAAAGTGGCAGCTTCAACTGTGAACCCCAGAAACATCAGTCTGAAATGGAGCTGGACTGTGCAGAAGTACAGTAATCTCAACATCACATGCCAAGTAGATGTCAGTGATGGAAACTCTAATACCAAA ACTGAAAACATTGAAGTTGGCCTCACAGCTGCAGTCATCAAGGACTTGATACCACACTGGGACTATGTTGTGAGGGTCCGATGTGGAACAGCACAGCATTTCTGGAAATGGGGTGACTGGAGCAATAGTGTCAAAATCCGCACAAAGGGTGATG TTCCAGATGCTCTTGACGTGTGGATGAAGGTGAAGGCAGACCAGGCTGTAATCTCCTGGAAG GTGCCACTGACCAATCAGAGCCATGGAGAAATCTTTGACTACAAAGTGTCCTGGGCAAAGACCAAAGACAAAAATCAGTCAAACCAAACCAACGTGTCCAGAAGCAATCACAGTCTTACACTCACGCTGGACCCCAGTGAGGAGTACATGGTCACTGTCACGGCTAGAAACATAAACGGCAGCTCATCACCATCGACCATCATCATCCCCCGCAGCAATCTAG ATACATCCGAGGTGAAGACCTCCTGGATCAGTGGCAGCAATGGTAGCTTCTTCCTGTCCTGGCCTGATAGTCCTAACGCCAGCTGTGGCTACATAGTGGACTGGTGTCCAGTCTTCGGTAATTGCACCTTCGAGTGGATGAAAGTGCCTCCCAACAGAACTCATACCACAGTTTTTTCAA agaactttgaagatggtCGGAGATACCTGCTGTCCATATACGCCTGCACTGAGGGAGCTGCGGTGCTACTACAGAGAAGAAAGGGCTACATCAGAGAGACCA AAATAGGAGTCGAGCTGTTTAAACTCAAATACAAACAGGAAGACTCGGCTGTTGAGGTATCCTGGGAGCCCATACCTCTGGAAAAGCAGACTGCTTCCATCCATGGATATATTCTCTACTACCAGGACAAGAGCGGGAACGTTTTTAACGTGAGCACAG ATGATCCTGAAGCCACCAGCCTCACTGcaaagaacctgaacatcagTATGTACACCTTCACGGTGACAGCATCAACAGCATTTGGACTTTGTGGTAATTCATCCATCAATGTCACCTTGAATCCCCCGG CTGATCAACTGATAATGCTGATCTTGATATCCCTGGGAGCAGTTTTTCTTATTCTGTCTGTCAGCACAATTATCTGCTACAGACAATGGGCATG CATCAAACACAAAGTCTATCCTCCAATCCCAAAGCCAGTGCTGACCGACCAGTGGCTGACATTACCA gATGAACATACGAGTCATCATCTTCATTTTGATCAGAGTTACTACAGAGAGGTCTTGGATATTCCTAAGCTACATGATCAATTCAGACCACCACAGCCTGAGGTTGACCAGGACTACAAGCCTTTTACCTTCTCTCAGACTCCCAAAGGTTACTACAATAAGCCTCTGAAGAAATCCCAGCCATGTCTCACTTTACCCACTACAGGCCTCACATCTCAGCCAGGCTTGCCATCTTCTCCAATCAATGGCGTATTTCCTAATCCGTTGTACAACCCATCGTACAACCTGGTATTGCAAAGTGTGGACCGTGAAGTCAAATCAGGGCCCGAGGTCCATGAGGGAATACCTTTCATCAGAAGCTTTAGTGGATACCAGCCTCAGAGTCCTGATGAGACCTTTACCACAACTGAGTTAGAGGAGTACCCAAACAGTCCCATATCCTGTGTGTCCACATACATTTTGCTACCACAGAAGACATCTAACTAG
- the LOC106676201 gene encoding leukemia inhibitory factor receptor, with product MITWLLLFSLFRQSTQDGQGEGVLRCGPQNVTLDYDSFLLKWEDDPSCSVIRDGLVYELQLLIADKPEHNGEVVVAPAEIGSTHSWKWTSHLPSQCARHSVRLRSQYNNQSSPWMQKTLPDQGEILVLPRDQILEVGSTATFCCMVPDGESIKTMFLYDYKGTNVTTTKISEHVHSLTVHLDQESENYSDVICDTTKGNINGASFHASYPPDDSDLKCETRDLESIDCFWNVGRAANEHPAMERTYQLQGSSCINGRSGKCSQKVKLDAAERNWTLTATNRLGKLEIHDNADLTKRVHLVAPDKVAASTVNPRNISLKWSWTVQKYSNLNITCQVHVSDGNSNTKTENIGVGLTAAVIKDLIPHWDYVVRVRCGTAQHFWKWGDWSKSVKICTKGDVALGATSLIEKNLNISSYTFMINAQTAVSSNTVTLNPSTYLTVLTLIALGAVFIILSICTILCYRHRV from the exons ATGATCACATGGTTGCTACTGTTTTCACTCTTCAGACAAAGCACGCAAGATGGACAAGGAGAGG GTGTTTTGCGTTGTGGACCTCAGAATGTGACTCTTGACTACGACAGTTTCCTGTTAAAGTGGGAAGATGACCCTTCTTGCTCTGTGATACGAGATGGGCTCGTGTACGAGCTGCAGCTTCTCATTGCAGACAAACCTGAACACAAT GGTGAAGTTGTTGTGGCACCTGCAGAGATAGGATCTACTCATTCCTGGAAATGGACTTCCCATTTACCATCGCAGTGTGCTCGCCATTCAGTCCGGCTCAGGTCCCAATACAACAACCAATCAAGCCCATGGATGCAGAAGACACTACCTG ACCAGGGTGAAATACTGGTTCTCCCAAGAGACCAAATATTGGAGGTGGGCAGCACAGCCACATTCTGCTGCATGGTGCCAGATGGGGAAAGTATTAAAACAATGTTTCTATATGACTACAAAGGCACTAATGTAACAACTACAAAGATCAGTGAACATGTGCACTCCCTGACTGTTCACCTGGACCAAGAATCAGAAAACTATAGTGATGTAATATGTGACACAACCAAAGGAAACATCAACGGAGCCAGTTTTCACGCCAGCT ATCCTCCTGATGACAGTGATCTTAAGTGTGAAACCCGGGATCTGGAATCAATCGATTGTTTTTGGAACGTAGGAAGGGCAGCAAACGAACATCCTGCAATGGAAAGAACATATCAGCTCCAAGGAAG ctCATGCATCAATGGACGTTCAGGTAAATGCTCGCAAAAAGTAAAGCTGGATGCAGCTGAGAGGAACTGGACCTTAACAGCAACTAATCGGCTGGGAAAGCTCGAGATCCATGACAACGCGGACCTGACCAAAAGAG TGCACCTGGTTGCTCCAGACAAAGTGGCAGCTTCAACTGTGAACCCCAGAAACATCAGTCTGAAATGGAGCTGGACTGTGCAGAAGTACAGTAATCTCAACATCACATGCCAAGTACATGTCAGTGATGGAAACTCTAATACCAAA ACTGAAAACATTGGAGTTGGCCTCACAGCTGCAGTCATCAAGGACTTGATACCACACTGGGACTATGTTGTGAGGGTCCGATGTGGAACAGCACAGCATTTCTGGAAATGGGGTGACTGGAGCAAAAGTGTCAAAATCTGCACGAAGGGTGATG TTGCTCTTGGAGCTACCAGCCTGATTGaaaagaacctgaacatcagTTCGTACACCTTCATGATAAACGCACAAACAGCAGTTTCATCCAACACCGTTACTTTGAATCCATCGA CTTACTTGACAGTGCTGACCTTGATAGCCCTGGGAGCAGTTTTTATTATTCTGTCCATCTGCACAATCCTCTGCTACAGACACCGGGTGTG a
- the crata gene encoding carnitine O-acetyltransferase, whose amino-acid sequence MWGICSRSVVGMMKPCGFVKTSFLVKPVSATRAAGRYFTHQKGLPCLPVPTLQQTCERYLAALEPIVEADELKHTKGLLEEFQRAGGLGERLQRGLEKRASKTENWLSQWWVQVAYLDYRLPVVVHSSPGLVLPRMNFSDKKGQIRFAAKLIAGVLDFKTMIDNETLPVEYLGGKPLCMNQYYEVLSSCRIPGLKRDLVVNHAKSSRPPKHITVVHNFQFFVLDVYNSDGTPLTADQLCVQLERICSASANSNSEPVGILTTQHRDSWGKAYLNLIKDKTNKESVLAIQRSIFTLCLDGAMPRVSNELYRSCAAIQMLHGGGSQWNSGNRWFDKTLQFIVGEDGACGANYEHAPAEGPPIVALIDHVVEYTRKPEMVRSPMVPLPMPRKLDFHITPDIKKDIEEAKNSMNTLAQDLDMRVMVFGHFGKNFPKAHKMSPDAFIQMALQLAYYRMYQQCCATYESASLRMFRLGRTDTIRSASRASAAFVRAFDDPSKQNSEKVDLMEKAVKAHKSYTNMAISGQAIDRHLLGLKMQAIEENLSVPDVLKDAAYTKALHYRLSTSQVPSQTDCVMCFGPVVPNGYGVCYNPMNDHINFAVSAFNSCKETAAAQLAQAVVDALLDMRTLLEQAPRAKL is encoded by the exons ATGTGGGGCATTTGCAGCAGATCTGTG GTGGGGATGATGAAGCCCTGCGGTTTTGTGAAGACCAGTTTCTTGGTCAAACCGGTATCAGCCACTCGAGCCGCTGGCCGATACTTCACCCACCAGAAGGGGCTGCCATGCCTGCCTGTCCCCACTTTGCAGCAGACCTGTGAGCGATACCTTGCCGCCCTAGAGCCCATTGTGGAGGCAGACGAGCTGAAGCACACCAAAGGGCTGCTGGAGGAGTTTCAGCGAGCTGGAGGGCTTGGAGAGAGGCTGCAAAGGGGTCTGGAGAAGAGGGCATCCAAAACTGAGAACTGG CTGTCACAGTGGTGGGTTCAGGTGGCTTACCTCGACTATCGTTTGCCTGTGGTCGTCCATTCAAGTCCTGGGTTGGTTTTGCCTCGCATGAACTTCAGTGATAAGAAAGGACAAATAAG GTTTGCAGCTAAACTGATAGCAGGCGTTTTGGACTTTAAGACAATGATTGATAA tgaAACTCTTCCGGTCGAGTACCTGGGAGGGAAGCCTCTCTGCATGAATCAGTACTACGAGGTGCTGTCATCATGCCGGATCCCTGGTCTGAAGAGAGACTTGGTGGTGAACCACGCCAAGAGCTCACGACCCCCCAAACACATCACCGTAGTGCACAACTTCCAG TTCTTTGTGCTGGACGTGTACAACAGCGACGGAACTCCGCTGACTGCAGATCAGCTCTGCGTCCAGCTGGAGAGGATCTGCAGTGCCTCAGCAAACTCCAACTCGGAGCCTGTCGGCATCCTCACCACGCAGCACCGAGACTCGTGGGGCAAAGCCTACCTCAACCTCATCAAAG aTAAAACCAACAAAGAGTCGGTGCTGGCTATCCAGAGGAGCATCTTCACACTGTGTCTGGATGGAGCGATGCCTCGGGTGTCTAATGAGCTTTACCGCAGCTGTGCCGCCATCCAGATGCTGCACGGAGGAGGCAGCCAGTGGAACAGTGGCAACCGCTGGTTCGACAAGACGCTGCAG TTCATTGTTGGAGAGGATGGGGCGTGTGGAGCAAACTACGAGCACGCTCCGGCTGAAGGTCCACCCATCGTAGCCCTGATCGACCACGTTGTAGAGTACAC GAGGAAGCCTGAGATGGTGCGGTCTCCCATGGTGCCTTTACCCATGCCGCGGAAATTAGACTTCCACATCACGCCGGATATCAAGAAAGACATCGAGGAGGCCAAGAACAGCATGAACAC ACTAGCCCAGGACCTGGACATGAGGGTGATGGTTTTCGGACACTTTGGAAAAAACTTCCCAAAAGCCCACAAGATGAGTCCCGATGCCTTCATCCAGATGGCGCTGCAGCTGGCCTACTACAG GATGTACCAGCAGTGCTGTGCCACATATGAAAGCGCCTCCCTGCGGATGTTCAGACTCGGTCGTACTGATACGATACGATCAGCTTCACGTGCCTCAGCCGCCTTCGTCAGAGCCTTTGACGATCCCAGCAAACAG AACTCTGAGAAAGTGGATCTCATGGAGAAGGCTGTAAAGGCTCACAAGTCATACACTAACATG GCAATCAGTGGTCAGGCCATCGACAGACACCTGCTGGGTCTGAAGATGCAGGCCATCGAAGAGAACCTCTCCGTCCCTGATGTCTTGAAAGACGCCGCCTACACTAAAGCCTTACACTATCGACTGTCTACCAGTCAG GTCCCATCCCAGACCGACTGCGTCATGTGCTTTGGCCCTGTTGTCCCCAACGGGTACGGTGTGTGCTACAACCCCATGAACGACCACATCAACTTTGCAGTGTCTGCTTTCAATAGCTGCAAAGAAACAGCCGCAGCACAGCTGGCTCAGGCAGTGGTGGACGCGCTGCTGGACATGAGGACACTGCTGGAGCAAGCGCCGAGAGCCAAACTGTGA